In Glycine max cultivar Williams 82 chromosome 15, Glycine_max_v4.0, whole genome shotgun sequence, the DNA window CTTCCATATCAGCTTTAGCACGTGCATAGAAAACTTTTACCAATTATGGGTAAAAGGTTCCCTTCATCTGCACAAACTTTGATAGACTTTGTGCTTCTAGCAAGTTAGTAAAGTTGAATCCCTACTGAGAGAACCATTCCAAGTTTAGACACTTCAAAATTCTCACATTTTTCATAGCATAAATCATCTTGAAGTCAACCTTCTTGCTTTCGTCCATGAACCAAGTATCCAACCTGTTGAGAGCTGCTTGAGAGCACTCTCCTTGCTTCCTCTTCAAGGACTTGGCTTTCTTCTGAGTTCTTGCGGGATTGCTAGCCATTGTTTCAAAAGGAGGCTAGGGTTTTGGAAGAAATAACTTTGAGATGATTAAATGTGTAACTGAAGTGGAGGTTTGGGTTGCCTTTTATAGAAGGTAAGTGACATTCTGGTTGGCTATAGTAGGTGAAGGATTAAATGCTAGAGTAATGGAGGTTTTGATGAGGTGAAGATGAAGAAATGTAATGGATTACACATAATAGACACGCAAGTAATCGTGTAAAATTACATAGTAATCAATTCAACTGGTCCTCGTTTTCACTTAAAACCAAAAGCTACtataagtaatcgattaaaatgcaagcgtaatcaattaaatatgcCAAAAAAACTCCCCCTAAGGCCATTGTAATTGATAcattatgtaattgattaaaatagaacGAAATCCATATAAAGGTTCAAACATACAggcatgtaattgattaaacagacaggtaatcgattaaaatagaaacttttaaacaaaaacatcaCAGATACGaaaatggtaattgattaaaacatgaggtaattgattaaaacaaaaacttttcaaaacaGATAACACGTATCAaccaatggtaatcgattaaatcagGACTAATTGATAACATAAAGTTTTCAAAACTGGAAACATACCACAAgcaatggtaatcaattaaatcatagtgtaatcgattaaaacaaaaagttttgaaaaacttaccATCCAGAAGTCAtacagtaatcgattaaaatgaagagtaatcgattaaaacaacaagaaatcacaaaataaataagaaaaacatgtgATCTTTAACACAAACTAATGGGTACGCACATGAACCACTAAGCtaaaacacacattaaacaaacaaatgatatgAATGCTAATGTGAATCATACACTATGCAAACAAAATGTTATTCTAAGCTAGATTCATCCAATATGCCTAGTTCTTTTCTAATGTCAAAGAATCTATCTCTAGcaagaggtttagtgaaaatgtCTGCTAATTGATGACTATCAATGAATTCAATGAAGCAGACACCTTTAGACActtgatctcttagaaaatgatgCCTTATTTATATGTGGTTAGTCCTAGAATGCATGATAGGTTTCTTGGTTAGATTAATAGCACTTGTGTTATCACATTTCAGAGGAATGTGGTCAAGAGATACTCTAAAGTCTtttagttgttgcttcatccaaagACTTTGAGCACAACAACTTCCTGCATCTATATATTCAACCTCGGCAGTTGAAAGTGCGACACAAGCTTACTTTTTGCAATTCCAAGACACTAGAGAGCTTCCAAGTATATGACATGTCCAACTTGTACTTTTTATATCTAATTTACATCCTACAAAATCAGAATCTAAAAAGCCTGTTAAGTATAAGGAGGTACCTTTGGGATACCACAAACCTACATTGGTTGTGCCCTTAAGATACTTAATGATCCTTTTAACAACAGTTAAGTGAAATTCCTTAGGATTTGATTGGTATCTTGCACATAAGAAAACACTAATCATGATATCTGATCTACTTGTAGTTAGGTAGAGAAGTAATCCAATCATACTTCTGAATCTTGATTCATCCACTATTTTACCTTTCTCATCTAAGTCAAGGTAGGTTGATGTAGCCATAGGAGTAgatgcttcttttcatttttccatGCCAAGTTCCTTTATCAGTTCTATGCAGTATTTGGTTTGACTGAGGAAGGTTCTGTGTTTCATTTTCTTGACTTGGAGTCCtagaaagaaatttaattgtCCTATCATAGTAATCTCAAATTCTTTCTGCATACAACATAAAAATTCATTGCACAGAGTTTCATTAGTAGAGCAATATGATATGATCAGCATATAtttgaacaaataataaatcattgtttgctttcttaataaataatttttttttcaacctgACCTCTaatgaaagattgttcaattAAAAATCTGCTCAATCTATCATACCATGACCTTGGTGCTTGCTTCaaaccatataaagcctttttcagttTATAGACATAGTTAGGATGTTTGTAATCCAAAAAACCTAGTGGTTGGTCTACATACACTTCTTCTTCAATGCAGCATTGAGGAAGGTGCTTTTTACATCCATCCAAAAAAGTCTGAAATTCATAATACAAGCAAATGCAAGTAGCAATCTTATAGCTTCTAACCTTGCAATTGGAGCATAGGTTTCATCATAGTCaattccttcttcttggttgtatCCTTTTGCAACCAATCTTGCTTTATTCCATACTATGATTTCGGATTTATCAAGTTTGTTTTGAAACACCCATTGGGTTCCGATTGACTTGTGAAAGATTGGTTTAGGAATTAAATCACATACATCATTTCTCTTAAATTGATTCAGCTCTTCAAGCGTTTCCATTAACCAATGTTCATCCCATAAAGCTTCATCAATGTTTCTTTGTtcaacttgagaaacaaaatccATGTTGTTACATAGAATTCTAAGTTTAGAGCGCGTAGAAATACCCTTTGAGATTTCTCCAATTATGTTGTCTAAGGAGAGATATTTCTGAGTTCTTCACTCTCTAGAAAGTTCTTTAAGAATTGTTGTAGATTAGAATCCTTTTCTTGAAAACCTGCATCTTCAAGATTAGAATCCTTTTCTTGAAAACCTGCATCTTCTTCTAAAGTATTTTCTTGAACAATAGAGTTAGTTTCATCACAAACCACATGTACAGATTCTTCTGCAATTAAAGTTCTtttattgaatactctatatgcctTACTATGCAATGAGTAACCAAGAAAGATAGCCTCATCAtcctttgcatcaaattttccaatAAAGTATTTACCGTTATTTAAAACGAaacacttgcaaccaaaaactcTCAGGTGTGAAAtgttctattttcttcc includes these proteins:
- the LOC106796131 gene encoding uncharacterized mitochondrial protein AtMg00820-like, which gives rise to MDFVSQVEQRNIDEALWDEHWLMETLEELNQFKRNDVCDLIPKPIFHKSIGTQWVFQNKLDKSEIIVWNKARLVAKGYNQEEGIDYDETYAPIARLEAIRLLLAFACIMNFRLFWMDVKSTFLNAALKKKCM